A genome region from Alistipes dispar includes the following:
- a CDS encoding GSCFA domain-containing protein, translating into MKFRTEIETAPLRMRFGYENRTLALGSCFAAHIAARLSRAKFRVEANPTGILFNPLSVAAAVRGFGRPVVRDELHTDGQRWFHFGFHGDFSAPTPDEALRRMNAARQAGSEALRTADRVILTFGTAWVYERQGEVVANCHRRPAAEFARRRLSVDEIADAISELAEGPLAGRSILLTVSPVRHTGDGLAGNAVSKAALRLAAEELTQRFRRIEYFPAYEILTDDLRDYRFYADDLVHPAPQAVEYIWERFTEAALTDEARRLLPEAEAIAAAAAHRPRDPRSAAHRAFCLAQLERIAALHGPDFRAEAEYFRRCIEINS; encoded by the coding sequence CGCCCCTCCGCATGCGTTTCGGCTACGAAAACCGCACGCTCGCGCTCGGTTCGTGCTTCGCCGCGCATATCGCCGCCCGGCTCTCCCGGGCGAAATTCCGCGTCGAAGCCAATCCCACGGGCATCCTCTTCAACCCGCTCTCCGTCGCTGCGGCCGTCCGCGGCTTCGGCCGCCCCGTCGTGCGCGACGAGCTGCACACCGACGGCCAGCGGTGGTTCCATTTCGGATTCCACGGCGACTTCTCGGCCCCCACGCCCGACGAGGCGCTCCGCCGCATGAACGCCGCCCGGCAGGCGGGCTCCGAGGCGCTCCGCACGGCCGACCGCGTGATCCTCACCTTCGGCACGGCCTGGGTCTATGAACGGCAGGGCGAAGTCGTGGCCAACTGCCACCGCCGCCCGGCGGCGGAGTTCGCACGGCGGAGGCTCTCCGTGGACGAGATCGCCGACGCGATCTCGGAACTGGCCGAAGGCCCGCTGGCCGGGCGAAGCATCCTGCTCACGGTCAGCCCCGTGCGCCACACGGGCGACGGGCTTGCGGGAAACGCCGTGAGCAAAGCCGCACTGCGGCTGGCGGCCGAGGAGCTCACACAGCGCTTCAGACGGATCGAATATTTCCCCGCCTACGAAATCCTTACGGACGACCTGCGGGACTACCGCTTCTATGCCGACGATCTGGTGCACCCCGCACCGCAGGCCGTGGAGTACATCTGGGAGCGGTTCACGGAGGCGGCCCTCACCGACGAGGCCCGGCGCCTGCTTCCCGAGGCCGAAGCCATCGCGGCCGCCGCAGCACACCGTCCCCGCGACCCGCGGAGCGCCGCCCACCGGGCGTTCTGTCTTGCGCAACTGGAGCGGATCGCCGCATTGCACGGTCCCGATTTTCGGGCCGAGGCGGAATATTTCCGCCGATGTATCGAAATAAATTCGTAA